Proteins encoded together in one Bradyrhizobium sp. CB82 window:
- a CDS encoding DUF1522 domain-containing protein, which yields MSNIVLSASVRQNLLSLQSTADLLATTQQRLATGKKVNTALDNPTNFFTAQGLDNRASDISNLLDGINNGVQVLQAANTGITSLQKLIDSAKSIANQALQTTVGYSTKSNISTTIPGASPADLRGTTSYTNATASGNVVTNGTAGGTNPITTATTLGGISQSLVGAAAPDGAGNAASLAPGLTLLGPSSASTIAANGAPSDGDVLIVDGKTITFRAGNVPAAANVPAGSGFSGNIVTDGNGNSTVYMGTSGAPTGTVQDVLNAIDLASGVQKAAITGGTATLSNSSGSNASIAAGVLTLTTGTGADLSVTGKADFLKALGLTTATGSGNVTVTKPRQTTAATLGTLVQDGSTLNVDGKTIAFKNAAAPAAAPSGSTKIGNLVTDNTTGNTVVYLQGGNIQDTLNAIDLATGAGTISAGNVVAASGSSLSSIVNGTLKLSTGTSADLSITGTGNALSAFGLTGATGTGTAFTASRAPGTGSISGKTLTFTSFNGGKPVNVTFGDGTNGTVKTLDQLNSQLQANHLTATIDANGVLTITTVNEYASSTLGSVTAGGVVGGTITGVVSFTTAQPPIQDPVAQTARSNLVNQFNNILAQIDTTSQDSSFNGVNLLNGDTLKLIFNETGSSTLSINGVVFNAAGLGLSNLVNGVDFIDNGATNKVLTSLNAASSTLRSEGSALGSNLSIVQVRQDFSKNLINVLQTGSSNLTLADTNEEAANSQALSTRQSIAVSALSLANQSQQSVLQLLR from the coding sequence ATGTCCAACATCGTTCTCTCGGCGTCCGTTCGCCAGAACCTGTTGTCGCTGCAATCGACGGCCGACCTGCTGGCCACGACGCAGCAGCGCCTGGCGACCGGCAAGAAGGTCAACACGGCGCTGGACAACCCGACCAACTTCTTCACGGCGCAGGGGCTGGACAACCGGGCAAGCGACATCAGCAACCTGCTCGACGGCATCAACAACGGCGTGCAGGTGCTGCAAGCCGCGAATACCGGCATCACCTCGCTGCAAAAGCTGATCGACAGCGCGAAGTCGATCGCCAACCAGGCGCTGCAGACGACCGTTGGATACTCGACCAAGTCGAACATCTCGACCACGATTCCCGGCGCGAGCCCCGCGGACCTGCGCGGCACCACGAGCTATACGAACGCAACCGCGAGCGGCAACGTCGTCACGAACGGCACGGCCGGCGGTACGAACCCCATCACCACGGCGACCACGCTGGGCGGTATCTCGCAGTCGCTGGTCGGCGCGGCGGCTCCGGACGGTGCGGGTAATGCGGCCAGCCTGGCCCCGGGCCTCACCCTGCTCGGTCCGTCCAGCGCGAGCACGATTGCGGCGAACGGTGCGCCATCGGACGGCGACGTACTCATCGTCGACGGCAAGACCATCACGTTCCGGGCCGGCAATGTTCCGGCGGCCGCCAACGTTCCCGCCGGCTCCGGCTTCAGCGGCAACATCGTCACCGACGGCAACGGCAACTCGACCGTTTACATGGGGACGAGCGGCGCCCCGACCGGCACGGTTCAAGACGTGCTGAATGCGATCGACCTGGCAAGCGGCGTTCAGAAGGCCGCGATCACGGGCGGCACCGCAACGCTGTCGAACTCTTCGGGCTCCAACGCCTCCATCGCCGCCGGTGTCCTCACGCTCACCACCGGCACGGGCGCCGACCTCAGCGTCACCGGCAAGGCCGACTTCCTGAAGGCGCTCGGCCTGACCACGGCGACCGGCTCCGGAAACGTCACCGTCACCAAGCCGCGCCAGACGACGGCAGCCACGCTGGGCACGCTGGTTCAGGACGGCTCCACGCTCAACGTCGACGGCAAAACCATCGCATTCAAGAACGCGGCGGCACCTGCCGCCGCTCCGTCAGGCTCCACCAAAATCGGCAACCTTGTGACGGACAACACCACCGGCAACACGGTGGTCTATCTCCAGGGTGGCAACATTCAAGACACGCTGAATGCGATCGACCTCGCCACCGGTGCCGGCACCATCAGCGCCGGCAACGTGGTGGCGGCAAGCGGTTCGTCGCTCTCGTCGATTGTCAACGGGACACTCAAGCTCAGCACCGGCACCTCGGCGGACCTGTCGATCACCGGCACCGGGAATGCCTTGTCGGCGTTCGGTCTGACCGGTGCGACCGGCACGGGCACCGCCTTCACCGCGAGCCGCGCTCCGGGAACGGGCAGCATCTCTGGCAAGACCCTGACCTTCACCTCCTTCAACGGCGGCAAGCCTGTGAACGTCACCTTCGGCGACGGCACCAACGGCACTGTCAAGACGCTCGATCAGCTCAACTCCCAGCTCCAGGCCAACCATCTGACGGCGACGATCGACGCCAACGGCGTGCTCACGATCACGACCGTCAACGAATACGCCTCCTCGACGCTCGGCTCCGTGACCGCCGGCGGCGTGGTCGGCGGTACGATCACCGGCGTGGTCTCCTTCACGACCGCGCAGCCGCCGATCCAAGATCCGGTCGCGCAGACTGCGCGCTCGAACCTGGTCAACCAGTTCAACAACATCCTGGCGCAGATCGACACCACCTCGCAGGACTCGTCCTTCAACGGCGTCAATCTGCTCAACGGCGATACGTTGAAGCTCATCTTCAACGAAACGGGCAGCTCCACGCTCAGCATCAACGGCGTCGTCTTCAACGCGGCGGGCCTCGGCCTCAGCAACCTCGTCAACGGCGTCGACTTCATCGACAACGGCGCCACCAACAAAGTGCTCACGAGCCTCAACGCGGCCTCGAGCACGCTGCGGTCGGAGGGCTCCGCGCTCGGTTCGAACCTGTCGATCGTGCAGGTGCGCCAGGACTTCTCGAAGAACCTGATCAACGTGCTGCAGACCGGCTCGTCCAACCTCACTCTGGCCGACACCAACGAGGAAGCGGCCAACAGCCAGGCGCTGTCGACCCGCCAGTCGATCGCGGTCTCCGCGCTGTCGCTGGCCAACCAATCGCAGCAGAGCGTGCTGCAGCTCCTCCGCTAA
- the flgJ gene encoding flagellar assembly peptidoglycan hydrolase FlgJ gives MQTSTINSAPIASSAFSVQSRNGRPDFELAAALQKVSPQQQAKAQKTATDFEGMFLNAMFSQMTSGLKGEGPFGDTVGTGVWRSMLTEQYSKNFANAGGVGVASEVYRTLILQQAKTVRTA, from the coding sequence ATGCAGACCAGCACGATCAATTCGGCCCCCATCGCCTCCTCAGCCTTCTCGGTGCAGAGCCGTAACGGCAGGCCCGACTTCGAGCTCGCCGCCGCCCTGCAAAAAGTCTCGCCGCAGCAGCAGGCCAAGGCCCAGAAGACCGCGACCGACTTCGAGGGCATGTTCCTCAACGCGATGTTCTCGCAGATGACGTCGGGCCTGAAGGGCGAAGGTCCGTTCGGCGACACGGTCGGCACCGGCGTGTGGCGCTCGATGCTGACCGAGCAGTACTCGAAGAATTTCGCCAACGCCGGCGGTGTCGGCGTGGCCAGCGAAGTCTACCGCACCCTCATCCTGCAGCAGGCGAAAACCGTCCGCACGGCATAA
- a CDS encoding flagellar basal body P-ring protein FlgI, translating to MPGVRWARLLGVASAALSALALAAAPASATSRIKDLANIEGVRQNQLIGYGLVVGLNGTGDTLNNIPFTKQSLQAMLERMGVNIRGATIRTGNVAAVMVTGNLPAFATQGTRMDVTVSALGDAKNLQGGTLLVTPLLGADGNVYAVAQGSLAISGFQAEGEAAKIVRGVPTVGRIANGAIIEREIEFALNRLPNVRLALRNADFTTAKRIAAAINDYLGVKSAEPLDPSTVQLSIPPEFKGNVVAFLTEIEQLQVDPDLAAKIIIDERSGIIVMGRDVRVATVAVAQGNLTVTISESPQVSQPNPLSRGRTVVTPRTGVSVTEDGKKFAVVKDGVSLQQLVDGLNGLGIGPRDLISILQAIKAAGAIEADIEVM from the coding sequence ATGCCAGGCGTGCGTTGGGCAAGGTTATTGGGGGTGGCAAGTGCCGCGCTGTCAGCGCTGGCGCTCGCGGCCGCGCCTGCAAGCGCAACCTCGCGCATCAAGGACCTCGCCAATATCGAAGGCGTCCGGCAGAACCAGCTCATCGGCTACGGCCTCGTCGTCGGCCTCAACGGCACCGGCGACACGCTCAACAACATCCCCTTCACCAAGCAGTCGCTGCAGGCGATGCTCGAGCGCATGGGCGTCAACATCCGCGGCGCCACCATCCGCACCGGCAACGTCGCCGCCGTCATGGTCACCGGCAATCTGCCTGCCTTCGCGACGCAAGGCACGCGCATGGACGTCACGGTGTCCGCGCTCGGCGATGCCAAGAATCTGCAGGGCGGCACCCTGCTCGTCACCCCCCTGTTGGGTGCCGACGGCAACGTCTATGCGGTCGCCCAGGGCTCGCTGGCGATCTCCGGCTTCCAGGCCGAGGGCGAAGCCGCCAAAATCGTCCGCGGCGTGCCGACGGTTGGGCGCATCGCCAACGGCGCCATCATCGAGCGCGAGATCGAGTTCGCACTGAACCGCCTGCCGAACGTGCGGCTGGCGCTCCGCAACGCCGACTTCACCACGGCAAAGCGCATCGCCGCCGCCATCAACGACTATCTCGGCGTCAAGAGCGCCGAGCCGCTCGATCCCTCCACCGTGCAACTCTCGATCCCGCCCGAGTTCAAGGGCAACGTCGTCGCCTTCCTCACCGAGATCGAACAGCTCCAGGTCGATCCCGATCTTGCCGCCAAAATCATCATCGACGAACGAAGCGGCATCATCGTGATGGGCCGCGACGTCCGCGTCGCCACCGTCGCAGTCGCGCAGGGCAATCTCACCGTCACGATTTCCGAGAGCCCGCAAGTCAGCCAGCCCAATCCGCTGTCGCGCGGCCGCACCGTGGTCACCCCACGCACCGGCGTCAGCGTCACCGAGGACGGCAAGAAGTTCGCGGTCGTCAAGGACGGCGTCTCGCTCCAGCAGCTCGTCGACGGCCTCAACGGCCTCGGCATCGGCCCGCGCGACCTCATCAGCATCCTCCAGGCGATCAAGGCCGCCGGCGCGATCGAAGCCGACATCGAGGTGATGTGA
- a CDS encoding flagellar assembly protein FliX has translation MRIYGPNGTTLGAPASQTRRTSSGTFVLPDTSSTQDTKSASAPKAAANIDALLALQGIEEDPVERRKRSVARGKSALDVLDDLKMGLLSGNLDASTVMRLRDAAANLKSSSGDPGLDAVLSEIELRVEVELAKAGQG, from the coding sequence ATGCGCATCTACGGACCGAACGGCACCACGCTTGGAGCGCCCGCCAGCCAGACCAGGCGAACGAGCTCCGGCACCTTCGTGCTGCCTGACACCTCCTCGACACAGGACACCAAGTCCGCATCCGCGCCGAAGGCCGCCGCCAACATCGATGCCCTGCTCGCGCTGCAGGGCATCGAGGAGGATCCGGTCGAGCGGCGCAAGCGCTCGGTCGCCCGTGGCAAGTCCGCGCTCGATGTGCTCGATGATCTCAAGATGGGACTGTTGTCGGGCAATCTCGATGCCTCGACGGTGATGCGCCTGCGCGATGCGGCAGCGAACCTCAAATCGTCCTCCGGCGATCCAGGTCTTGATGCCGTGCTCTCCGAGATCGAGCTCCGCGTCGAGGTTGAACTGGCAAAGGCCGGACAGGGCTGA
- the flbT gene encoding flagellar biosynthesis repressor FlbT: MALKVELRPHERIIVGNCVITNTDQRARLLIDGENVPILRERDILTPETADTPAKLVYLAVQLMYISPDPQSQHGTYFNLVREIMSAVPSSWPIIEGINNNIMSGDLYRALKEARKLIAYEAKLKDQYDATHPKDGVSSAA; encoded by the coding sequence ATGGCTCTCAAAGTCGAGCTCAGACCGCACGAACGCATCATCGTCGGCAACTGCGTAATCACCAACACCGACCAGCGCGCCCGCCTCCTCATCGACGGCGAGAACGTGCCGATCCTGCGCGAACGCGACATCCTGACGCCCGAGACCGCCGACACGCCGGCCAAGCTCGTCTATCTGGCCGTGCAACTGATGTACATCTCGCCGGACCCGCAGAGCCAGCACGGCACCTACTTCAATCTGGTGCGCGAGATCATGAGCGCCGTGCCGAGCTCCTGGCCAATCATCGAAGGCATCAACAACAACATCATGAGCGGCGATCTCTACCGGGCGCTGAAGGAAGCGCGCAAGCTGATCGCCTATGAAGCGAAGCTGAAGGACCAGTACGACGCCACGCATCCCAAGGACGGCGTCAGCTCGGCCGCCTGA
- the flaF gene encoding flagellar biosynthesis regulator FlaF, with the protein MSNSAASAYARVATTTASPRDIEAQTLLKAANKLQDAINSADPLSEQTTQALMFNRKLWTIFLSEAMRDNNPQPLDVRQKIANISVFVLSQTAALQMSPQFDHFRPLIEINRNIAAGLSGRP; encoded by the coding sequence ATGTCGAATTCTGCTGCTTCGGCCTACGCGCGTGTCGCTACGACCACTGCATCTCCTCGCGACATCGAGGCGCAGACGCTGCTGAAGGCCGCGAACAAGCTGCAGGACGCGATCAATAGCGCCGATCCGCTCAGCGAGCAGACCACGCAGGCGCTGATGTTCAATCGCAAGCTCTGGACGATCTTCCTGAGCGAAGCGATGCGAGACAACAATCCGCAGCCGCTCGACGTCCGCCAGAAGATCGCCAATATCAGCGTGTTCGTTCTGAGTCAGACTGCAGCGCTCCAGATGAGCCCGCAGTTCGATCACTTCCGTCCGCTGATCGAGATCAACCGCAACATCGCTGCCGGGCTTTCGGGGCGGCCGTAG
- a CDS encoding DUF1522 domain-containing protein gives MSGIVLSASVRQNLLSLQSTADLLATTQSRLSTGKKVNTALDNPTNFFTAQSLDNRASDINNLLDGIANGVQVLQAANTGITSLSKLLDSAKSIANQALQTTVGYSTKSNVSTTIAGATASDLRGTTTYSSTSALTNVLFSGAAGGATAATGSTTLGGTVSTFTAVTAVNDTSAAAITTATKLFDAATGLTTGANTKFTDGTSFTVNGHTITISATAVPAAASAPAGYGVTGNIATDGNGNSIVYTGTSATSSTATVGDLLNAIDVASGAQNAVVASGSATLSTPTGNTAAAITAGKITFTTSTGGDLNITGKADILKALGLTTATGSGNATVSAARTTSSGSLGTLISDGSTLNVNGKTVTFKNAVVPAAANVPTGSSIAGTGSNVVTDGNGNSTVYLQAATVADVLTAVDLATGVQSVKSVASGTATLQTASGATNSSIVAGALHISTGANSDLSITGTGNALASLGLTGSTGTGTAFTASRSAASGGVSGKTLTFSSFNGGTAVNVTFGDGTGGTVKTLDQLNTQLQANNLTATIDANGLLTISATNDYASSTIGSATAGGTIGGTITTALSWSNATAPVADSVAQATRTNLVSQYNNIMTQIDTTSLDASFNGVNLLNGDQLKLVFDETGKSNLSITGVTFNSKGLGLAGLVQGTDFIDNAATNKVLTKLNTASSTLRSEASTLGSNLSVVQVRQDFNKNLINVLQTGSSNLTLADTNEEAANSQALSTRQSIAVSALSLANQSQQSVLQLLR, from the coding sequence ATGTCCGGTATCGTTCTCTCTGCGTCGGTTCGCCAGAACCTGCTTTCTCTCCAGTCCACCGCCGACCTCCTCGCCACCACCCAGTCCCGTCTGTCGACCGGCAAGAAGGTGAACACGGCGCTCGACAATCCGACCAACTTCTTCACCGCCCAGTCGCTCGACAACCGCGCCAGCGACATCAACAATTTGCTCGATGGCATTGCCAACGGTGTGCAGGTGCTCCAGGCCGCCAACACCGGCATCACTTCGCTGTCGAAGCTGCTGGACTCCGCGAAGTCGATCGCCAACCAGGCGCTCCAGACCACGGTCGGTTATTCGACCAAGTCGAACGTCTCGACCACGATTGCGGGCGCGACGGCCTCCGACCTGCGCGGCACAACGACCTACTCCAGCACGAGCGCACTGACCAACGTGCTGTTCTCGGGCGCTGCGGGCGGTGCAACGGCCGCGACCGGCAGCACCACGCTGGGGGGCACCGTGAGCACCTTTACCGCCGTCACTGCCGTCAACGACACGTCGGCTGCTGCAATCACGACCGCCACCAAGCTGTTTGACGCGGCCACCGGCTTGACCACTGGTGCCAACACCAAGTTCACCGACGGTACCAGCTTCACCGTCAACGGTCATACGATCACGATCTCGGCGACCGCGGTTCCCGCGGCTGCATCCGCGCCAGCTGGCTATGGCGTCACCGGCAACATCGCCACGGACGGCAATGGCAACTCGATCGTCTACACGGGCACGAGCGCGACCTCTTCGACCGCAACCGTCGGTGACCTCCTGAATGCGATCGACGTCGCCAGCGGCGCCCAGAATGCGGTCGTCGCCTCGGGTTCGGCTACCCTGAGCACGCCGACCGGCAACACTGCGGCGGCGATCACCGCCGGCAAGATCACCTTCACGACCTCGACCGGCGGCGATCTCAACATCACCGGCAAGGCCGACATCCTGAAGGCCCTGGGTCTGACCACCGCAACCGGCTCGGGCAATGCCACGGTCTCGGCGGCTCGCACCACCAGCTCGGGCTCGCTCGGCACGCTGATCTCCGATGGGTCCACGCTGAACGTCAACGGCAAGACCGTTACGTTCAAGAACGCGGTGGTGCCTGCCGCCGCCAACGTTCCGACCGGCTCCAGCATTGCCGGCACGGGCAGCAACGTCGTGACTGACGGCAACGGCAATTCGACGGTGTATCTGCAGGCGGCGACGGTTGCCGACGTGCTGACCGCGGTCGATCTCGCCACCGGCGTGCAGTCGGTCAAGTCCGTCGCCTCAGGCACTGCGACCCTGCAGACCGCTTCCGGTGCGACGAACTCCTCGATCGTCGCCGGCGCACTGCACATCTCGACCGGTGCGAACTCGGATCTGTCGATCACCGGTACGGGCAATGCGCTGGCCTCGCTCGGCCTGACCGGTTCGACCGGCACCGGCACCGCCTTCACGGCGAGCCGCAGCGCGGCGTCCGGCGGCGTCTCGGGCAAGACCTTGACCTTCTCCTCCTTCAACGGCGGTACGGCGGTCAACGTCACCTTCGGCGACGGCACCGGCGGCACGGTCAAGACGCTCGATCAGCTCAACACGCAGCTTCAGGCCAATAACCTGACCGCCACGATCGACGCGAACGGCCTGCTCACGATCTCGGCGACCAACGACTACGCGTCCTCGACGATCGGATCTGCCACCGCTGGCGGTACGATTGGCGGCACGATCACCACTGCACTGAGCTGGTCGAACGCGACTGCGCCGGTTGCTGACTCTGTTGCCCAGGCCACTCGTACCAACCTGGTGTCGCAGTACAACAACATCATGACGCAGATCGACACGACCTCGCTGGACGCTTCGTTCAACGGCGTCAACCTGCTCAACGGCGACCAGCTCAAGCTGGTGTTCGACGAGACCGGCAAGTCCAACCTGAGCATCACCGGCGTGACCTTCAACTCGAAGGGTCTGGGTCTGGCCGGGCTGGTGCAGGGCACCGACTTCATCGACAACGCCGCGACCAACAAGGTGCTGACCAAGCTGAACACGGCCTCGAGCACGTTGCGCTCGGAAGCCTCGACGCTCGGTTCGAACCTCTCCGTGGTGCAGGTGCGTCAGGACTTCAACAAGAACCTGATCAACGTGCTGCAGACCGGTTCGTCCAACCTGACGCTGGCCGACACCAACGAGGAAGCGGCCAACAGCCAGGCGCTCTCGACCCGCCAGTCGATCGCCGTCTCGGCGCTGTCGCTCGCCAACCAGTCGCAGCAGAGCGTGCTTCAGCTGCTCCGCTAA
- a CDS encoding helix-turn-helix domain-containing protein yields MKPDVYAANCPTRQILDRVGDKWAVLILLLLREEAMRFNRLRRTIEGISQKMLSQVLKSLERDGLIKRRAMATVPVTVEYSITQLGLTLAAAVDPLRDWAEQNLKDVLAAQRRYDAQQKQEAA; encoded by the coding sequence ATGAAGCCCGATGTCTACGCAGCCAATTGCCCGACGCGCCAGATCCTGGATCGTGTTGGCGACAAATGGGCTGTGCTGATCCTGTTGCTGCTGCGCGAGGAGGCGATGCGTTTCAATCGGTTGCGCCGGACGATTGAAGGCATTTCGCAGAAGATGCTGAGTCAGGTTCTCAAATCGCTCGAACGCGACGGACTGATCAAGCGCCGCGCCATGGCAACCGTTCCGGTGACGGTCGAGTATTCGATCACGCAGCTCGGGCTGACGCTCGCAGCCGCGGTCGATCCCTTGCGCGACTGGGCTGAGCAGAACCTGAAGGACGTCCTCGCCGCTCAGCGCCGCTACGACGCGCAGCAGAAGCAGGAAGCAGCGTGA
- a CDS encoding DUF1522 domain-containing protein yields the protein MSGIVLSASVRQNLLSLQSTADLLATTQSRLSTGKKVNTALDNPTNFFTAQSLDNRASDINNLLDGIANGVQVLQAANTGITSLSKLLDSAKSIANQALQTTVGYSTKSNVSTTIAGATASDLRGTTTYSSTSALTNVLFSGAAGGATAATGSTTLGGTVSTFTAVTAVNDTSAAAITTATKLFDAATGLTTGANTKFTDGTSFTVNGHTITISATAVPAAASAPAGYGVTGNIATDGNGNSIVYTGTSATSSTATVGDLLNAIDVASGAQNAVVASGSATLSTPTGNTAAAITAGKITFTTSTGGDLNITGKADILKALGLTTATGSGNATVSAARTTSSGSLGTLISDGSTLNVNGKTVTFKNAVVPAAANVPTGSSIAGTGSNVVTDGNGNSTVYLQAATVADVLTAVDLATGVQSVKSVASGTATLQTASGATNSSIVAGALHISTGANSDLSITGSGNALASLGLTGSTGTGTAFTASRSAASGSISGKTLTFSSFNGGTAVNVTFGDGTNGTVKTLDQLNTKLQANNLAATIDANGLLTISATNDYASSTIGSAVAGGGIGGTITTALTWTNATTPTVDAVAQATRSNLVSQYNNIMSQIDTTSVDSSFNGVNLLNGDQLKLVFDETAKSSLSITGVTFNSKGLGLAGLVQGTDFIDNAATNKVLVNLNAASSTLRSEASTLGSNLSVVQVRQDFNKNLINVLQTGSSNLTLADTNEEAANSQALSTRQSIAVSALSLANQSQQSVLQLLR from the coding sequence ATGTCCGGTATTGTTCTCTCTGCGTCGGTTCGCCAGAACCTGCTTTCTCTCCAGTCCACCGCCGACCTCCTCGCCACCACCCAGTCCCGTCTGTCGACCGGCAAGAAGGTGAACACGGCGCTCGACAATCCGACCAACTTCTTCACCGCCCAGTCGCTCGACAACCGCGCCAGCGACATCAACAATTTGCTCGATGGCATTGCCAACGGTGTGCAGGTGCTCCAGGCCGCCAACACCGGCATCACTTCGCTGTCGAAGCTGCTGGACTCCGCGAAGTCGATCGCCAACCAGGCGCTCCAGACCACGGTCGGTTATTCGACCAAGTCGAACGTCTCGACCACGATTGCGGGCGCGACGGCCTCCGACCTGCGCGGCACCACGACCTACTCCAGCACGAGCGCACTGACCAACGTGCTGTTCTCGGGCGCTGCGGGCGGTGCAACGGCCGCAACCGGCAGCACCACGCTGGGGGGCACCGTGAGCACCTTTACCGCCGTCACTGCCGTCAACGACACGTCGGCTGCTGCAATCACGACCGCCACCAAGCTGTTTGACGCGGCCACCGGCTTGACCACTGGTGCCAACACCAAGTTCACCGACGGTACCAGCTTCACCGTCAACGGTCATACGATCACGATCTCGGCGACCGCGGTTCCCGCGGCTGCATCCGCGCCGGCTGGCTATGGCGTCACCGGCAACATCGCCACGGACGGCAATGGCAACTCGATCGTCTACACGGGCACGAGCGCGACCTCTTCGACCGCAACCGTCGGTGACCTCCTGAATGCGATCGACGTCGCCAGCGGCGCCCAGAATGCGGTCGTCGCCTCGGGTTCGGCTACCCTGAGCACGCCGACCGGCAACACTGCGGCGGCGATCACCGCCGGCAAGATCACCTTCACGACCTCGACCGGCGGCGATCTCAACATCACCGGCAAGGCCGACATCCTGAAGGCCCTGGGTCTGACCACCGCAACCGGCTCGGGCAATGCCACGGTCTCGGCGGCTCGCACCACCAGCTCGGGCTCGCTCGGCACGCTGATCTCCGATGGGTCCACGCTGAACGTCAACGGCAAGACCGTTACGTTCAAGAACGCGGTGGTGCCTGCCGCCGCCAACGTTCCGACCGGCTCCAGCATTGCCGGCACGGGCAGCAACGTCGTGACTGACGGCAACGGCAATTCGACGGTGTATCTGCAGGCGGCGACGGTTGCCGACGTGCTGACCGCGGTCGATCTCGCCACCGGCGTGCAGTCGGTCAAGTCCGTCGCCTCAGGCACTGCGACCCTGCAGACCGCTTCCGGTGCGACGAACTCCTCGATCGTCGCCGGCGCACTGCACATCTCGACCGGTGCGAACTCGGATCTGTCGATCACCGGCTCGGGCAATGCGCTGGCCTCGCTCGGCCTGACCGGTTCGACCGGCACCGGCACCGCCTTCACGGCGAGCCGCAGCGCGGCGTCCGGCAGCATCTCGGGCAAGACCTTGACCTTCTCCTCCTTCAACGGCGGTACGGCGGTCAACGTCACCTTCGGCGACGGCACCAATGGCACCGTCAAGACCCTGGACCAGCTCAATACCAAGCTTCAGGCCAACAACCTTGCTGCGACCATCGACGCCAACGGCCTGCTCACGATCTCGGCGACCAACGACTACGCGTCCTCGACGATCGGTTCGGCCGTCGCCGGTGGTGGAATCGGCGGCACGATCACGACGGCCCTGACCTGGACAAATGCGACGACGCCGACTGTTGACGCGGTTGCCCAGGCGACCCGCTCCAACCTGGTGTCGCAGTACAACAACATCATGTCGCAGATTGACACCACTTCGGTCGACTCGTCCTTCAATGGTGTCAACCTGCTCAACGGCGACCAGCTCAAGCTGGTGTTCGACGAGACTGCGAAGTCGAGCCTGAGCATCACCGGCGTGACCTTCAACTCGAAGGGGCTGGGTCTGGCCGGGCTGGTGCAGGGCACCGATTTCATCGACAACGCGGCCACCAACAAGGTCTTGGTCAACCTCAACGCGGCCTCTAGCACGCTGCGTTCGGAAGCCTCGACCCTCGGTTCGAACCTCTCCGTCGTGCAGGTACGTCAGGACTTCAACAAGAACCTGATCAACGTGCTCCAGACCGGCTCGTCCAACCTGACGCTGGCCGACACCAACGAGGAAGCGGCCAACAGCCAGGCGCTGTCGACCCGCCAGTCGATCGCGGTGTCCGCGCTGTCGCTGGCCAACCAGTCGCAGCAGAGCGTGCTCCAGCTGCTTCGCTAA